The sequence GCAGCCGCCCGTCGGACCGCTACCTCGAGTTCTTCGACAACATCCGCAAGCAGCAGAAGTACGTGAAGTCCCTGGCCCTGCAGCACGGGGTCGCCATCATCCCGTCCGACAACCTCGACGTGACCCTCACGAGGGTCATCGAGCTGGTGTTCAACCAGGCGATCGAGGCCGTCCCCCAGCAGCCCGTGGCCCCCACGGCGGAAAGCAAGCGAGGTGCACGATGAGCGAAGGGCAACAGCTCGAGCGCTCGGTCCTGGAAGCGAAGGAGCGAGACGAGCTCCACGCCATCGCCGAGGCCCTCGGCCTCAAGCCCTCGGCCCGGGCCGCCAAGGCGACCCTCGTCGGCCTGATCCTGCGCGCCACCGGCGTGGAGCAGGAGGGTGACGCCCCCCCGCGCACGCGCTCGTCGCGCGGCCGGGCGGCGGCCGCGGCCCGGTCCGCCGCCCCGGCGTCGGGCAACGGAGACAACCAGGCGCCGCAACCGGCCGGTGAGGCCGGGGAGGCCGTCGACGCCGTCGACGGGGTCGACGGGGGCGCCCCTCCGCGCCATGAGCCCGACCGGGGCCCCGACCCCGGGCTCGCCGGGACGGGGGCCCCGGCCCAGGCCGGCCCCGTGCGAGCCGACGACGGCCGCGACGACGGCCGTCCCCTCGACGCCGGCCCGGCGCCCGCCGACGCCGAGGCGCCGGCACCGCCGGGCGGCGGCCGGCCCGGCCTCGACGGAGGCAACGGGCGCGACCCGTCCGATCCCGGCTTCGGCGGCCAGCAGGGCGGCCCCGGCCACGGCCGGCCGGCCGAGGCACCGCGCGACCGCGGGAACGGGTCCGGGCAGCCGGGCCAGAACCAGCAGGGCCAGCACGGCCAGGGCCCGGCGGGCGCCGCCCACGACCCCAACCGCCGCAGCCGGCGGCGCCGGGGCCGTGACCGCAACGACAAGGTGGGCGAGCGCGACCTCCCGGGGCCGGCGCCCGAGCAGCAGCCGTTCTCCGGTGACCCGGTCCCCGTCGCCGGGCTGCTCGACCTCAACGACCAGGGCTACGGGTTCCTCCGCACCAGCGGGTACCTGGCCGGCGCCCGGGACGTGTACGTCTCGATCAGCCAGGTGCGCCGGTTCGCCCTGCGCAAGGGCGACCACGTCGAGGGGGCCAGCCGCCCGGCCGGGTCGAGCGAGAAGTACCCGGCGCTCGTCCGCATCGACACGGTGAGCGGGCTCACCCCCGACGAGGCGCGCGCCCGGCCGCGGTTCGAGGAGCTCACCCCGCTGTTCCCCGACGAGAAGCTGCGCCTCGAGGTCCCCGGCCAGCCCGGCAACATGGTCGCCCGCATCGTCGACCTGATCTCGCCCATCGGGAAGGGCCAGCGCGGCCTCATCGTGTCGCCGCCCAAGGCGGGCAAGACCACCATCCTCAAGCAGATCGCCCACTCCATCGAGGCCAACAACCCCGAGGTCCACCTCATGGTGCTGCTGGTGGACGAGCGCCCCGAGGAGGTCACCGACATGCGGCGCTCCGTGCAGGGCGAGGTGGTGGCGTCCACCTTCGACCGGCCGTCGGAGGAGCACACGGCGGTGGCCGAGCTCGCCCTCGACCGGGCCAGGCGCCTGGTCGAGCTGGGCAGGGACGTGGTGATCGTCCTCGACGGCATCACCCGCCTGGCCCGGGCCTACAACCTGGCCCAGCCGGCGTCGGGGCGGATCCTGTCGGGGGGCGTGGACGCCAACGCCCTCTACCCCCCCAAGCGGTTCTTCGGGTCGGCCCGCAACATCGAGGAGGGCGGCTCGCTCACCATCCTCGCCACCGCCCTGGTCGAGACCGGGTCCCGGATGGACGAGGTGATCTTCGAGGAGTTCAAGGGCACCGGGAACATGGAGCTGCGGCTCGACCGCCGGATGGCGGAGCGCCGGATCTACCCGGCCATCGACGTCAACGGCTCCTCGACCCGCCACGAGGAATTGCTCTTCGACCGCACCCAGCTCCAGCAGGTGTGGAAGCTGCGCCGCGTCCTCCAGGCCCTCGGCGCCGAGGGAAGCGGAGCGGCCGGCCTGGAGTTGTTGATGGACAAGATCAAGGCGACCAAGAGCAACGACGAGTTCCTGGCCGAGATCGCCAAGGGGCCGACCGTCCCCGTGTAGTACCACGTCCCCGCCGGTCGGCGTCTACCATCGGTCCGCCGCAGACCCCACGAGAAGAGGCACCGTGAAGGCCGACATCCACCCCGAGTACCTCGAGACGACGGTGAAGTGCTCCTGCGGGAACTCGTTCACCACCCGCTCCACCAAGCCCGACCTGCGCAGCGAGCTGTGCAACGAGTGCCATCCCTTCTACACCGGCAAGCAGAAGCTGGTGGACACCGGCGGCCGGGTCGAGCGGTTCGAGCGCCGCTACGGCCGTCGCGGCAAGAAGTAGCCCGCCTCTGCTGGAGACCGCCCAGCGACGGAACCTCCTGCAGCTGAAGCTGCGGGCGCTGGTGGCCGGCCGGTGGCCGGGCCCCGAGCCCGACCCCGGTCCCTTCCCCGGCGGCGCCGTGGCGCGCGCCGGTGCGGTGGGCTGGGTCCTGGCCGACGAGCGGCCCGAGCGCGCCCTCGGCGGCGCGCTGGCGTGGGCCCGCCGGGCGGGCGTCGACGAGGTCCACGTGATCGCCGAGGCGGCGACGGGCGTGCTGGCCCGCCGGGCCGGCGCCTTCGCGCCGGCGCCCGCGGTGTGGCGCGTGGAGGGACGGGCCCTGGAGCGGGCGCCCGCCGACCCGCCGGCCGCCGAACCCGATCCGGGGCCCGAGGTGGCGGCGTTCGTGCCGGTGCTGGTCGACGCCGGCGCCGACCCGGTGTTCGAGCGGGGCGTCCTGCGGGGCGAGGTGCTCGGCCTGGAGGTCGCCCGGGTCGTCGCCGACGCCTCGGGCACCCGGCTGGAGGTGGGGGTCGGGCAGGCCGACCGGGAGGCGCAGCGCCTCGTCCACGCCGACCGCCCGACGGCCGAGGCGCTCCGCCGGGCGGTGGCCGCCGTCCTGGCGGTGCGGCGCGCCGACGCCCCCGAGCACCAGGTCAACCGCCTGGCCGGCGAGCGGTGGATGCGGTCGATCCTGGTCCGCCGCCCCGAGCTGGTGGGGGCGCGCCACCTCGAGCCGGTCCCCTCCCCCGTGGAGCGGGCCGACCTGCGCCAGGCCGCTCCGGCCCCGGCGGCGGGCGTCGACCCGGAGGGCCGCCCTCTCCTCGTCGTGTGCTCGACGGGGATCGACGTCGACCTCGTCCCGGCCGCGGCCGACGCCCGCCTGGCCGACGGGCGCGACGCCCGGCTGGTGCTCGTGGTGCCCGAGGCGGACGATCACCCCGTCACCCGGTGGCTGGCCGGCCGGCTGGTGCAGCCCGCCGAGGTGGTGACCCTGCCGGGGGACTGGCGCCGGCTGTAGCGCCGGCGCCGGCCCGTCGCCCGCCGTCGCCCGCCGCGGCACCGGCACGGGGAGGCGGCGGGCGGCCCGGTACCCTTGGCGGGTGCTGGAGCGACTGGAGGGCCTGGAGGAGGAGTACGCCCAGGTCGCGGCGCGGATGAACGACCCCGCCGTGCTCACCGACCAGCACGCCCTGCGCGACACCGGCCGGAGGCTCAAGGAGCTGGAGCCCATCGTCAACGCCTACCGCCGTTACCGGGAGGCCGTCGACAACCAGGCCGCCGGGCGGGAGATGCTCGCCGAGGCGACGGGCGACGACCGGGCCCTGCTCCTGGCCGAGATCGCCGGCCTGGAGGCCACCATCGAGCGGCTGGACGAGGAGCTCAAGGTCCTCCTCCTCCCCCGGGACCCCAACGACGACAAGAACGTGATCGTCGAGATCCGCGGCGCCGAGGGCGGCGAGGAGGCGAACCTGTGGGCCAAGGACCTCTACGAGATGTACGTCCGCAACGCCGACCGCATGGGCTGGCGACACGAGCTCCTGGGCGCCGACGCATCGGACAAGGGCGGGTTCAACGAGGTCAGCTTCCTGCTCAAGGGCGAGGGCGTCTGGAGCCGGATGAAGCACGAGGGCGGCCCGCACCGCGTCCAGCGGGTCCCCGTGACCGAGTCGCAGGGGCGGGTGCACACGTCGTCGGCGACGGTGACGGTGCTGCCCGAGGCCGAGGAGGTGGACGTCGCCGTCGACCCCAACGACCTCAAGGTGGACGTGTACCGGTCCACCGGCCCCGGCGGCCAGTCGGTCAACACCACCGACTCCGCCGTGCG is a genomic window of Acidimicrobiales bacterium containing:
- the rho gene encoding transcription termination factor Rho, translating into MSEGQQLERSVLEAKERDELHAIAEALGLKPSARAAKATLVGLILRATGVEQEGDAPPRTRSSRGRAAAAARSAAPASGNGDNQAPQPAGEAGEAVDAVDGVDGGAPPRHEPDRGPDPGLAGTGAPAQAGPVRADDGRDDGRPLDAGPAPADAEAPAPPGGGRPGLDGGNGRDPSDPGFGGQQGGPGHGRPAEAPRDRGNGSGQPGQNQQGQHGQGPAGAAHDPNRRSRRRRGRDRNDKVGERDLPGPAPEQQPFSGDPVPVAGLLDLNDQGYGFLRTSGYLAGARDVYVSISQVRRFALRKGDHVEGASRPAGSSEKYPALVRIDTVSGLTPDEARARPRFEELTPLFPDEKLRLEVPGQPGNMVARIVDLISPIGKGQRGLIVSPPKAGKTTILKQIAHSIEANNPEVHLMVLLVDERPEEVTDMRRSVQGEVVASTFDRPSEEHTAVAELALDRARRLVELGRDVVIVLDGITRLARAYNLAQPASGRILSGGVDANALYPPKRFFGSARNIEEGGSLTILATALVETGSRMDEVIFEEFKGTGNMELRLDRRMAERRIYPAIDVNGSSTRHEELLFDRTQLQQVWKLRRVLQALGAEGSGAAGLELLMDKIKATKSNDEFLAEIAKGPTVPV
- the rpmE gene encoding 50S ribosomal protein L31, whose protein sequence is MKADIHPEYLETTVKCSCGNSFTTRSTKPDLRSELCNECHPFYTGKQKLVDTGGRVERFERRYGRRGKK
- the prfA gene encoding peptide chain release factor 1, whose product is MLERLEGLEEEYAQVAARMNDPAVLTDQHALRDTGRRLKELEPIVNAYRRYREAVDNQAAGREMLAEATGDDRALLLAEIAGLEATIERLDEELKVLLLPRDPNDDKNVIVEIRGAEGGEEANLWAKDLYEMYVRNADRMGWRHELLGADASDKGGFNEVSFLLKGEGVWSRMKHEGGPHRVQRVPVTESQGRVHTSSATVTVLPEAEEVDVAVDPNDLKVDVYRSTGPGGQSVNTTDSAVRITHLPTGIVVAMQDEKSQIQNRAKAMQVLRARLLKAEQDRQAAEQSEQRRSQVGGGGRSEKIRTYNFKENRVTDHRIGLTLYKLDKVLMGELDDLTDALMADERARQLRGE